The Candidatus Eisenbacteria bacterium genome window below encodes:
- a CDS encoding TPM domain-containing protein, whose translation MIFSSRTIVRTSRLAALLLAAAIAGAAGPAAALTWPEPRGYLSDFAGIVDPASADSIEALALELREKTGAELAVVTVKDLGGESIEPAAVDLFKQWGIGAKGKDEGVLILLALAERRVKIEVGYGLEGILPDGRCGSIIRLLMGPDLHADRFGPGLERGAEAVADIIAKDRGVTLERGGRGPAGSDDGSSPPQVILFLVFAILLPVLFTSWVARARGSSGRWGDWRSGRRRNWYDPWGGFGGGLGGLGGFGGGGGGGGGRGGGGFGGFGGGGSGGGGASGGF comes from the coding sequence TTGATCTTCAGTTCACGAACTATCGTTCGAACTAGCCGCCTCGCGGCGCTCCTCCTCGCGGCGGCCATCGCGGGGGCGGCGGGCCCCGCCGCGGCGCTGACATGGCCCGAGCCGCGCGGGTACCTGAGCGACTTCGCGGGGATCGTCGATCCCGCCTCGGCCGATTCGATCGAGGCGCTGGCCCTCGAGCTCAGGGAGAAGACCGGCGCCGAGCTCGCGGTCGTCACGGTCAAGGATCTGGGCGGGGAGTCGATCGAGCCTGCCGCGGTCGATCTCTTCAAGCAGTGGGGGATCGGCGCGAAGGGGAAGGACGAGGGCGTCCTCATCCTGCTCGCTCTCGCCGAGCGGCGTGTCAAGATCGAGGTCGGATACGGGCTCGAGGGAATCCTGCCCGACGGGCGATGCGGGTCGATCATCCGCCTCCTGATGGGGCCCGACCTCCACGCCGACCGCTTCGGACCTGGGCTAGAACGCGGCGCCGAGGCGGTGGCCGACATCATCGCCAAGGATCGCGGCGTCACGCTGGAGCGTGGGGGCCGGGGCCCCGCGGGCTCGGACGATGGATCTTCGCCGCCGCAGGTGATTCTATTTCTGGTGTTCGCCATCCTCCTCCCCGTTCTGTTCACGAGCTGGGTCGCGCGCGCACGCGGGTCAAGCGGGCGCTGGGGAGACTGGAGGAGCGGGCGCCGGCGCAACTGGTATGACCCGTGGGGCGGCTTCGGAGGCGGCCTGGGCGGGCTCGGCGGCTTCGGGGGTGGAGGGGGCGGAGGCGGTGGACGCGGCGGCGGAGGATTCGGAGGGTTCGGCGGCGGCGGGAGCGGCGGCGGTGGGGCGAGCGGCGGCTTCTAG
- a CDS encoding 3-hydroxybutyryl-CoA dehydrogenase, producing the protein MAALKTVGVVGCGLMGSGIAQVSAQAGLVTWVREVDKPTLDRGLGRIRKFLDDGVAKGKVTAEDRDKVLANIKGTTELRDLAPCELVIEAVVESIEAKREVFQALDKLVPPTAVLASNTSSLSITEIAATAGRPERVLGLHFFNPVPLMKLVEIIRALPTNEAAFDVAKGFVEKIGKTAVVAKDTPGFVVNRLLVPYLLDAVRVFESGVASKEDIDNGMKLGCGYPMGPLTLLDFVGLDTTYYIANIMFEEFKQPQYAAPPLLKRMVLAGYMGRKSGRGFYDYSKT; encoded by the coding sequence ATGGCGGCGTTGAAGACGGTGGGCGTGGTCGGATGCGGTCTCATGGGGTCCGGGATCGCTCAGGTGAGCGCCCAGGCGGGGCTCGTCACGTGGGTGCGCGAAGTCGACAAGCCCACCCTCGATCGAGGTCTCGGACGGATTCGGAAGTTCCTGGACGACGGCGTTGCGAAGGGGAAGGTGACCGCGGAGGACCGCGACAAGGTGCTCGCGAACATCAAGGGGACGACGGAGCTTCGCGACCTGGCCCCGTGCGAGCTGGTGATCGAAGCGGTGGTGGAGAGCATCGAGGCCAAGCGGGAGGTCTTTCAGGCTCTCGACAAGCTGGTTCCGCCCACGGCGGTCCTGGCCAGCAATACCTCCTCGCTCTCGATCACCGAGATCGCGGCGACCGCGGGCCGGCCGGAGCGGGTTCTGGGACTCCACTTCTTCAATCCCGTCCCGCTCATGAAACTGGTCGAGATCATCCGCGCCCTGCCCACGAACGAGGCCGCGTTCGATGTCGCGAAGGGGTTCGTCGAGAAGATCGGGAAGACCGCCGTCGTGGCCAAGGACACGCCCGGCTTCGTGGTCAATCGGCTCCTGGTGCCGTATTTGCTCGACGCCGTCCGCGTCTTCGAGTCGGGCGTCGCATCTAAGGAAGATATCGACAACGGGATGAAGCTCGGCTGCGGCTACCCGATGGGGCCGCTGACGCTCCTCGATTTCGTTGGCCTTGACACCACGTACTACATCGCCAACATCATGTTCGAGGAGTTCAAGCAGCCGCAGTACGCCGCGCCGCCGCTGCTCAAGCGGATGGTCCTCGCGGGCTACATGGGCCGCAAGTCCGGCCGCGGATTCTACGACTACTCGAAGACATAG
- a CDS encoding TonB-dependent receptor: MGPLRPLLRVSFVVLATASFAAAFHSRVLAAGAEAGASPADSMVEPRYHLDPVIVTGERLPVPLGRVPLDVTVVGRDRLDTHRQFLLADALREVPALDVQRSGSLGKLTDARLRGADPRHTLVLFDGIPLNGPWLGTFDFADLVDPGVARVEVLGGPASSLYGSGAVGGVIQMLSQGAVEANGIDAGRPEGRGRLRAFAEYGENVTLRQGIQWNGTVGRAPLGLAATRLSSDGVGPRDGYTGLNGTFHAELPVGGRDHLHVSGLATSGKKELPYDFFFDYTDPTLSPFGSNKEIRDPNNDEKDRLFAGIATWRHTLDRSLDVEAEVSGLTGRIQNQNEPNGGGATDFQNTDLKNTRGIGSLRARVNAGSSFRAVAGADYRGDQVKRNDAFDFGGFTDTTRVDKGIHDRSLFAQAHWEIADRFLADTGIRLDDHSRYGSYGLPRLAIGLLVPEAGLKIRAGYGRAFTAPTLTDLYYPGYSDSSLAPERSTTLEAGIVGLWLDGRVEGRVSYHHTNFVDLIQGVLQPSFAFLPENVGKAMIEGEEYALRFVPHRRVELSGFAAHLVANNTDTGAPLAKRPAWRFGISGRASVHRDLALTGSWRWVDSVIDPFNFIDARGRVLDGDTPGYAALDLGALVTLRRWAELNARVSNVLDRDYSEVKGFPARGRVATIGVTFTR; this comes from the coding sequence ATGGGACCTCTGCGTCCGCTTCTCCGGGTTTCGTTCGTCGTACTCGCCACCGCATCGTTCGCCGCCGCATTCCATTCGCGCGTTCTTGCCGCCGGGGCCGAGGCGGGCGCTTCGCCCGCCGACTCGATGGTCGAGCCGCGCTACCACCTCGACCCGGTGATCGTGACCGGCGAACGGCTGCCGGTCCCCCTCGGGCGCGTGCCGCTGGACGTGACGGTGGTCGGCCGTGACCGCCTGGACACCCACCGCCAATTCCTCCTCGCCGACGCGCTCCGCGAGGTGCCAGCCCTCGACGTCCAGAGATCGGGCAGCCTCGGGAAGCTGACCGACGCCCGTCTCCGGGGCGCCGACCCGCGCCACACGCTCGTTCTCTTCGACGGAATCCCGCTCAACGGGCCTTGGCTCGGGACATTCGATTTCGCGGATCTCGTGGACCCGGGCGTGGCGCGGGTCGAGGTGCTGGGCGGACCGGCCTCGTCGCTCTACGGCTCCGGCGCCGTCGGGGGCGTGATCCAAATGCTGAGCCAAGGCGCCGTGGAAGCCAATGGGATCGACGCGGGACGCCCCGAGGGCCGCGGCAGGCTCCGCGCCTTCGCCGAATACGGCGAGAACGTCACGCTGCGCCAGGGGATTCAATGGAACGGGACGGTCGGCCGCGCGCCGCTGGGGCTCGCCGCGACGCGGCTCAGCTCGGACGGCGTCGGTCCGCGCGACGGATACACGGGGCTGAACGGGACCTTCCACGCGGAGCTCCCGGTCGGTGGCCGGGACCACCTCCACGTGAGCGGACTCGCCACGAGCGGGAAGAAGGAGCTCCCCTACGATTTCTTCTTTGATTACACCGATCCCACGCTCTCGCCCTTCGGATCGAACAAGGAGATCCGCGACCCCAACAATGACGAGAAGGACCGTCTCTTCGCGGGGATCGCGACGTGGCGGCACACGCTGGACCGCTCGCTGGACGTGGAGGCGGAGGTGTCCGGCCTGACCGGGCGGATTCAGAACCAGAATGAGCCGAACGGGGGCGGAGCCACGGATTTCCAGAACACCGATCTCAAGAACACGCGCGGCATCGGATCTCTGCGCGCTCGGGTCAACGCCGGATCCTCGTTCCGTGCCGTCGCCGGCGCCGACTATCGCGGGGATCAGGTGAAACGGAACGATGCGTTCGATTTCGGCGGCTTCACGGACACCACGCGAGTGGACAAGGGGATCCACGACCGCTCGCTCTTCGCCCAGGCGCATTGGGAGATCGCGGACCGCTTCCTCGCGGACACGGGAATCCGTCTCGACGACCATTCGCGCTACGGATCCTACGGTCTCCCGCGCCTCGCGATCGGGCTTTTGGTGCCTGAGGCCGGGCTGAAGATTCGGGCAGGATACGGCCGCGCGTTCACCGCGCCGACCCTGACCGATCTCTACTATCCCGGGTACAGCGACTCGTCGCTCGCCCCGGAGCGCTCGACCACGTTGGAAGCGGGCATCGTGGGCCTTTGGCTCGACGGCAGGGTGGAGGGACGAGTTTCCTATCACCACACGAACTTCGTCGATCTCATCCAGGGGGTTCTTCAGCCCAGCTTCGCGTTCCTGCCCGAGAACGTCGGGAAGGCGATGATCGAGGGAGAGGAGTACGCGCTTCGTTTCGTCCCTCACCGCCGCGTTGAGCTGTCCGGATTCGCCGCGCACCTGGTCGCGAACAACACCGACACGGGCGCGCCGCTCGCGAAGCGTCCCGCCTGGCGGTTTGGGATCTCGGGGCGGGCGAGCGTCCACCGGGATCTCGCACTGACCGGCTCGTGGCGGTGGGTCGATTCGGTCATCGATCCGTTCAACTTCATCGACGCGCGCGGCCGCGTGCTCGACGGAGACACACCGGGCTACGCCGCGCTCGATCTCGGCGCGCTCGTGACGCTGCGGCGCTGGGCGGAATTGAACGCGCGCGTCTCGAACGTGCTCGACCGGGACTATTCCGAGGTGAAGGGATTCCCCGCGCGGGGCCGGGTGGCGACGATCGGCGTGACGTTCACGCGCTAG
- a CDS encoding acetyl-CoA C-acetyltransferase yields the protein MAREEVVILNGARTPMAEWVGGRAGNGKPGGALKDVSAIDLGVIAAKAALERSKVPPDLLDHVVFGNALQTSGDAIYGARHVALKAGVPVPVPALTVNRLCGSGIQSIMEAAHLLQLGEANFVLAGGIENLSQAPFVVRGARSGLRLGQGVLEDSLLTALKDSYCGLFMAETSDNLARRYKISREEQDAYAFRSITEGRRAIDSCLLSEEIVKVTLPGREAKVVEKDDHCFEGATLEGLAKLQPAFGKDSFVTAGNASGIVDGAAAVVVTTARHAEKRDLKPIGRIVSWAVTGVDPDAMGIGPVPATRAALKQAGMTVDDVDLFEINEAFAGQYLAVEKELGNPREKSNVNGGAIALGHPLAATGTRLVLTLLYELRRRKKRWGVAAACIGGGQGIAMVVEALA from the coding sequence ATGGCACGCGAAGAAGTCGTCATCCTGAACGGCGCCAGAACCCCGATGGCGGAGTGGGTGGGCGGCCGGGCCGGCAACGGGAAGCCCGGCGGCGCCTTGAAAGACGTCTCGGCGATCGACCTGGGGGTCATCGCGGCCAAGGCCGCGCTCGAGCGGTCGAAGGTTCCGCCCGACCTGCTCGACCACGTGGTGTTTGGAAACGCGCTCCAGACGAGCGGTGACGCGATCTACGGCGCGCGCCACGTGGCGCTCAAGGCGGGGGTCCCGGTTCCGGTCCCCGCCCTCACCGTGAACCGCCTCTGCGGCTCGGGCATTCAATCGATCATGGAGGCCGCGCACCTCCTCCAGCTGGGGGAAGCCAATTTCGTGCTCGCCGGCGGGATCGAGAACTTGAGCCAGGCTCCGTTCGTCGTGCGGGGCGCCCGGAGCGGGCTGCGCCTGGGCCAGGGCGTGCTCGAGGATTCGCTCCTGACCGCGCTCAAGGATTCCTACTGCGGCCTCTTCATGGCCGAGACATCGGACAACCTGGCGCGGCGGTACAAGATCTCGCGCGAGGAGCAGGATGCCTACGCGTTCCGCAGCATCACGGAGGGAAGGCGCGCGATCGACTCCTGCCTCCTGAGCGAGGAGATCGTGAAGGTCACCCTTCCCGGGCGGGAAGCCAAAGTGGTGGAGAAGGACGACCACTGCTTTGAGGGCGCGACGCTCGAGGGCCTCGCGAAGCTCCAGCCCGCGTTCGGCAAGGACAGCTTCGTCACCGCGGGGAACGCGAGCGGGATCGTCGACGGCGCCGCGGCCGTTGTCGTCACGACCGCGCGCCACGCGGAGAAGCGCGATCTCAAGCCGATCGGCCGCATCGTTTCCTGGGCGGTGACCGGAGTCGATCCGGACGCGATGGGGATCGGCCCCGTTCCGGCGACGCGCGCCGCGCTGAAGCAGGCCGGCATGACGGTCGACGACGTCGACCTCTTCGAGATTAACGAGGCGTTCGCGGGGCAGTACCTCGCGGTCGAGAAGGAGCTCGGGAATCCGCGGGAGAAATCCAACGTGAACGGCGGGGCGATCGCGCTCGGCCATCCGCTCGCGGCAACCGGCACCCGGCTCGTCCTCACGCTGCTCTATGAGCTTCGTCGGCGAAAGAAGCGCTGGGGCGTCGCCGCGGCCTGCATCGGCGGGGGACAGGGGATCGCGATGGTGGTCGAGGCGCTCGCGTGA
- a CDS encoding acetyl-CoA C-acetyltransferase produces the protein MERVAIVASVRTPIGKFLGSFAELSAADLGVAATRGLLERAGAAPGDVDELIYGCARQAGGGPNMARQVLIRAGIPQERPAFTVNQACGSGLQAILLAAERIRSNRARVVVAGGAESMTRVPYLLDRARTGYRLGNAPLADGMYRDGFLDPICGLLMGETAEKLADLHKISREEQDAYALESQRRAGAAIREGRFKDEIVPVTVPGRKGESRAVTGDEHPRPDTTLEEIKKLPPVFREGGTVHAGNSSGITDGASSILLVAESVARERGMKAQAWVGESTVVGVDPSIMGIGPVPATRELLGKTGRTLDAYELIELNEAFAAQVLACERDLKLDRARLNVNGGAIALGHPIGATGARIVTTLVHEMERRGASLGLATLCVSGGLGIALELIRN, from the coding sequence ATGGAACGGGTGGCAATCGTCGCTTCGGTCCGCACGCCGATCGGGAAATTCCTCGGCTCGTTTGCGGAGCTGAGCGCGGCCGATCTGGGCGTGGCCGCGACGCGCGGTCTCCTCGAGCGAGCGGGCGCGGCTCCCGGCGACGTGGACGAGTTGATCTACGGATGCGCGCGCCAGGCGGGAGGCGGACCCAACATGGCGCGGCAGGTCCTGATCCGAGCTGGAATCCCCCAGGAGCGCCCCGCCTTCACCGTGAATCAAGCCTGCGGCTCCGGACTCCAGGCGATCCTCCTCGCGGCGGAGCGGATCCGTTCGAACCGCGCTCGCGTGGTCGTCGCGGGCGGAGCGGAGAGCATGACGCGCGTTCCGTATCTTCTCGACCGCGCCCGCACGGGTTACCGCCTGGGGAACGCGCCGCTCGCCGACGGCATGTACCGGGACGGGTTCCTCGATCCGATCTGCGGGCTCCTGATGGGGGAGACCGCCGAGAAGCTGGCCGATCTACACAAGATCTCGCGCGAGGAGCAGGACGCCTACGCGCTGGAGAGCCAGCGCCGCGCCGGCGCCGCGATTCGCGAGGGGCGATTCAAGGACGAGATCGTTCCCGTGACGGTCCCGGGGCGGAAGGGCGAATCGCGGGCGGTGACCGGCGACGAGCATCCGAGGCCCGACACGACGCTCGAGGAGATCAAGAAGCTCCCGCCGGTCTTCCGCGAGGGAGGCACGGTCCACGCGGGGAATTCCTCAGGGATCACCGACGGCGCTTCCTCGATCCTCTTGGTCGCGGAGTCGGTCGCCCGGGAGCGAGGCATGAAGGCGCAGGCTTGGGTGGGGGAGAGCACGGTCGTCGGCGTCGATCCCTCGATCATGGGAATCGGGCCGGTGCCCGCGACGCGCGAGCTTCTCGGGAAGACGGGGCGGACGCTCGACGCATACGAGCTGATCGAGCTGAACGAGGCTTTCGCCGCTCAGGTCCTCGCGTGCGAACGCGACCTCAAGCTCGATCGCGCCCGGCTCAACGTGAACGGCGGCGCGATCGCGCTGGGGCATCCGATCGGGGCAACCGGCGCCCGCATCGTGACGACGTTGGTCCACGAGATGGAGCGCCGGGGAGCATCGCTGGGCCTGGCCACGCTCTGCGTGAGCGGCGGTCTTGGTATCGCGTTGGAACTCATCCGAAACTAG
- a CDS encoding enoyl-CoA hydratase gives MTYENLIVEVKDRIARVTVNRPKLLNALNEKTVREIHAAFSALRHDPAVGAVILTGSGEKAFIAGADINELAVMTPLQGEASSRLGQAALSEIESLGKPVIAAINGFALGGGCELALACHMRFAAEGAKMGLPEVGLGIIPGYGGTQRLPRLVGLGRALELIATARMIDAQEAFRIGLVNGVMPAAELLPHCEKVAGEVLARGPIAVRFAMDAAIRGLEMDLAHGLEMESAYFGLVSATADMREGLKAFLEKRKATFTGV, from the coding sequence ATGACTTATGAGAATCTGATCGTCGAGGTAAAGGACCGGATCGCGCGCGTGACCGTGAACCGGCCCAAGCTCCTGAACGCGCTCAACGAGAAGACCGTGCGCGAGATCCACGCCGCGTTCTCGGCCCTCCGCCACGACCCGGCCGTCGGCGCCGTGATCCTCACCGGCTCGGGGGAGAAGGCCTTCATCGCGGGAGCCGACATCAACGAGCTCGCGGTGATGACGCCGCTCCAGGGCGAGGCCTCCTCGCGCCTCGGTCAGGCCGCGCTCTCGGAGATCGAGTCCCTCGGGAAGCCGGTGATCGCGGCCATCAACGGCTTCGCGCTCGGCGGAGGGTGCGAGCTGGCGCTGGCGTGCCACATGCGGTTCGCGGCCGAGGGAGCTAAGATGGGCCTGCCCGAGGTCGGGCTCGGGATCATCCCGGGGTACGGCGGAACGCAGCGGCTGCCGCGCCTGGTCGGGCTCGGCCGCGCGCTCGAGCTCATCGCGACCGCGCGGATGATCGACGCGCAGGAGGCGTTCCGGATCGGACTCGTGAACGGCGTCATGCCGGCCGCCGAGCTCCTGCCCCATTGCGAGAAGGTCGCCGGCGAAGTCCTCGCGCGCGGGCCGATCGCGGTGCGCTTCGCGATGGACGCCGCGATCCGCGGCCTGGAGATGGATCTGGCGCACGGACTCGAGATGGAGTCGGCCTACTTCGGGCTGGTCTCCGCGACCGCCGACATGCGGGAGGGGCTCAAAGCCTTCCTCGAGAAGCGGAAGGCTACCTTCACCGGCGTCTAG
- a CDS encoding LemA family protein, with amino-acid sequence MASRVNALTVALLILGALVVAALFVAGYVRTTYNDMVSLQEQNKTAWSQVENQLQRRNDLIPNYVETVKGYAKQETTIFTAIADARARIGSAQTVPDKIAANNQLSSALARLLVVVENYPELKSSENFMRLQDELSGTENRISTERKRYNDAVMTYNVRVRQFPANLVAASFNFEQAPLFQAPEAAKEAPKVKF; translated from the coding sequence ATGGCCTCACGCGTCAACGCACTCACCGTCGCCCTGCTCATCTTGGGCGCCCTCGTCGTGGCGGCGCTCTTCGTGGCCGGCTACGTCCGCACGACCTACAACGACATGGTCTCGCTCCAGGAGCAGAACAAGACGGCGTGGTCGCAGGTCGAGAACCAGCTCCAGCGGCGGAACGACCTGATCCCGAACTACGTGGAGACGGTGAAGGGATACGCGAAGCAGGAGACCACCATCTTCACGGCGATTGCCGACGCGCGCGCCCGGATCGGAAGCGCGCAGACGGTGCCCGACAAGATCGCGGCGAACAACCAGCTCTCGAGCGCGCTCGCCCGCCTCCTGGTGGTCGTCGAGAACTACCCCGAGCTCAAGTCGAGCGAGAACTTCATGCGGCTTCAGGATGAGCTCTCCGGCACCGAGAATAGGATCTCGACGGAGCGGAAGCGCTACAACGACGCGGTCATGACCTACAACGTGCGCGTGCGGCAATTCCCCGCGAACCTGGTCGCCGCGAGCTTCAATTTCGAGCAGGCCCCGCTCTTCCAGGCGCCCGAAGCGGCCAAGGAGGCGCCGAAGGTCAAGTTCTAG